A window of the Chondrinema litorale genome harbors these coding sequences:
- a CDS encoding alpha-L-rhamnosidase N-terminal domain-containing protein: MKTILTVLLIVSSYVSFAQFGAPRPEQKWKAKWVTVPEIDGSSAGLYIFRKTISLNDVPENFEVYITADNRYKLYVNEKLVSVGPSLGDLENWNYETVDLASFLQTGQNIIAVKVWNEGKLKPVAQFSWKTGLIMQGATENTEIVNTNESWKCAQDKSYTPLAQKIRGYYAAGAGDLIDMHHQIKGWETQAFDDSSWNSAKPVFEEVTSGFGFRQRDGWQLTRSILPQMELTKQRLSATRKSEGVTVPDNFPTEKVAVTIPKSTTAKILLDQTALTNAYFTLMFSGGENSDITITYAEALFDNNGEKGNRDLIDGKTILGRKDSLVSDGSINQVFTSLSYRTYRYVELKIETKENPLVIEDVYGTFTGYPFELKAKIDAGKEELNNMFEIGWHTARLCAVDTYMDCPFYERLQYIGDTRIQHFVSFYNSGDDRLAKNALNLMDYSRKPDGFTLSRYPDTQNQAIPTYSLWYISMLYDYMMYGTDPDFIKNKLLGSRQILNYFINYLDTDGSLKNVPGWNFTDWVPQWRFGTAPTSEDGSSALLDLQMLLALQSAVELEKNAGSKEFATLYSSYANQLCETIKSKYWDSSKTLFADTPEKNVYSQHANSLAILAGLTKGEEAKKIGEIMVSDTTLAPASIYFKYYLHLALTEAGLGDDYLSWLDIWRKNIELGLTTWGETSQVETTRSDCHAWGASPNIEFFRVILGIESDAPNFKSVKIEPHLGDLKNISGEMPHSAGIIAVKYNNSGKNLKAEITLPEGISGTFVWKEQTYDLKSGKNELKI; encoded by the coding sequence ATGAAAACCATCTTAACTGTATTACTGATCGTATCGAGTTACGTTTCTTTTGCACAATTTGGTGCACCTCGACCAGAGCAAAAATGGAAAGCAAAATGGGTAACTGTTCCAGAAATCGATGGTAGTTCAGCAGGCTTATATATCTTTAGAAAGACGATTTCTTTAAATGATGTCCCAGAAAATTTTGAGGTTTATATCACGGCAGATAATCGATACAAACTCTATGTAAATGAAAAACTGGTATCAGTGGGGCCGAGTTTGGGAGACCTTGAAAATTGGAATTATGAAACAGTTGATCTGGCTTCTTTTCTACAAACTGGTCAGAATATAATTGCAGTAAAAGTTTGGAATGAAGGCAAACTTAAACCAGTGGCTCAATTCTCTTGGAAAACAGGATTGATTATGCAAGGAGCTACAGAAAATACTGAAATAGTTAACACCAACGAATCTTGGAAATGTGCCCAAGATAAAAGCTATACACCTTTAGCTCAGAAAATTAGAGGCTATTATGCAGCAGGAGCCGGAGATCTTATTGATATGCATCATCAAATTAAAGGTTGGGAAACACAAGCCTTTGATGATAGCTCATGGAATAGTGCAAAACCTGTCTTTGAAGAAGTAACGAGTGGCTTTGGCTTTCGCCAAAGAGATGGCTGGCAATTAACACGCTCTATTCTTCCTCAAATGGAATTAACCAAACAGCGTTTATCCGCAACCAGAAAATCAGAAGGAGTAACTGTTCCTGATAACTTTCCTACTGAAAAAGTGGCCGTTACTATTCCTAAATCTACTACTGCGAAAATTTTATTAGATCAAACTGCACTTACAAATGCCTACTTTACGCTGATGTTTAGTGGGGGAGAAAATAGTGATATTACCATTACATATGCCGAAGCATTATTCGATAATAATGGCGAAAAGGGAAACAGAGATTTAATTGATGGTAAAACAATTCTGGGCAGAAAAGACAGCCTAGTTTCAGATGGTTCTATTAATCAGGTTTTTACCTCTCTTTCTTATAGAACCTATCGCTATGTAGAATTGAAGATAGAAACAAAGGAAAATCCGCTGGTTATTGAAGATGTCTATGGCACATTTACAGGCTACCCTTTTGAATTGAAAGCAAAAATAGATGCAGGAAAAGAAGAGTTGAATAATATGTTCGAAATTGGCTGGCACACAGCAAGACTTTGCGCAGTTGACACTTATATGGATTGTCCATTCTATGAAAGGCTACAGTACATTGGCGATACCAGAATCCAACATTTTGTTTCATTCTACAACAGTGGAGATGATAGACTTGCCAAAAATGCCTTGAACTTAATGGATTATTCCAGAAAACCAGATGGTTTTACTTTGAGTAGATATCCAGATACACAAAATCAAGCAATCCCTACTTATTCATTGTGGTACATCAGCATGTTGTATGATTATATGATGTATGGCACAGATCCAGACTTTATAAAAAATAAATTGTTAGGTTCTCGCCAGATACTCAACTACTTTATTAATTATCTGGATACAGACGGTTCCCTAAAAAATGTTCCCGGTTGGAATTTTACCGATTGGGTACCACAATGGCGCTTTGGCACTGCACCAACTAGCGAAGATGGTTCTTCTGCATTATTAGATTTACAAATGTTATTGGCTTTACAATCTGCTGTAGAACTAGAAAAAAATGCTGGAAGCAAAGAGTTCGCAACCTTATATAGTTCTTATGCGAATCAACTTTGCGAAACCATCAAAAGTAAATATTGGGATAGCTCTAAAACATTGTTTGCAGATACTCCAGAGAAAAATGTGTACTCTCAACATGCAAACTCATTGGCCATTTTAGCGGGTTTAACGAAAGGAGAAGAAGCTAAAAAAATTGGTGAAATAATGGTTTCAGACACAACCTTAGCTCCAGCATCAATTTACTTTAAATACTACTTGCATTTGGCACTAACCGAAGCCGGTTTAGGAGATGATTACCTAAGTTGGTTAGACATTTGGCGAAAAAACATCGAGTTAGGTCTTACAACTTGGGGTGAAACTTCTCAAGTAGAAACAACGCGCTCAGATTGCCATGCTTGGGGAGCTAGTCCAAATATTGAGTTTTTCAGAGTTATTCTGGGAATAGAAAGTGATGCGCCAAATTTCAAATCAGTTAAAATAGAACCGCACTTGGGAGATTTGAAAAACATAAGTGGAGAAATGCCCCATTCGGCAGGAATAATTGCAGTAAAATATAATAACAGTGGCAAAAATTTAAAGGCTGAAATTACCTTACCAGAAGGTATTAGTGGAACATTTGTCTGGAAAGAGCAAACATATGATTTAAAGAGTGGCAAAAACGAATTAAAGATTTGA
- a CDS encoding (R)-mandelonitrile lyase — protein sequence MEIIKNGEQPSVNPPEEYFTGSVRLDPLFSQKESTKGAGSLVTFSAGARTAWHTHPAGQTLIVTSGLGWVQREGGPIEEIRPGDVVWFPPNEKHWHGASPEKAMSHIAIQEEVDGDVVNWLEKVSDEQYKK from the coding sequence ATGGAAATTATAAAGAACGGCGAACAACCATCAGTAAATCCACCTGAAGAATATTTTACAGGAAGTGTGAGACTAGACCCTCTTTTCTCTCAAAAAGAATCTACAAAAGGAGCAGGTTCTCTAGTAACTTTTAGCGCAGGTGCAAGAACAGCATGGCATACACACCCTGCAGGACAAACACTAATTGTAACATCTGGATTGGGATGGGTACAAAGAGAAGGTGGTCCTATCGAAGAAATTCGTCCGGGAGATGTGGTATGGTTTCCACCAAACGAAAAACATTGGCATGGAGCATCACCAGAAAAAGCAATGAGCCATATTGCTATTCAAGAAGAAGTAGACGGTGATGTAGTAAACTGGCTAGAAAAAGTATCTGACGAACAATACAAAAAATAA
- a CDS encoding SDR family oxidoreductase yields MKVIIIGANGKVGKRVLKQMADSDNYEPTAFIRKEEQKAYFTSIQVPVIVASLESSEEIIAEAIKGFDAVVFCAGSGGSTGYDKTIEIDLYGAIKVINAATISGTDRFIMVGAAFSDQPSYWKDGMKPYYIAKHLADKELIRSGLNYTILRPVLLTEDAEAGKIMLQSDPNLLNDKISREAVAETIINILPNADTYGKILEMSEGPLEIERAVKQFV; encoded by the coding sequence ATGAAGGTAATAATAATTGGAGCAAACGGTAAAGTAGGGAAACGTGTATTAAAGCAAATGGCAGATTCTGATAATTATGAGCCAACTGCATTTATTCGCAAAGAGGAACAAAAAGCTTATTTCACTTCTATACAAGTGCCAGTAATAGTTGCAAGTCTTGAGAGTAGCGAAGAGATAATTGCAGAAGCTATTAAAGGATTTGATGCAGTAGTATTTTGCGCAGGTTCAGGTGGTTCTACCGGTTATGATAAGACTATAGAAATAGACTTATACGGAGCAATAAAAGTAATTAATGCTGCGACAATAAGTGGTACTGACAGATTTATTATGGTTGGTGCAGCATTTTCGGATCAACCATCTTACTGGAAAGACGGAATGAAGCCTTACTACATCGCAAAACACTTAGCAGATAAAGAGCTTATTAGAAGTGGTTTAAATTATACGATTTTAAGGCCTGTGTTATTAACAGAAGATGCAGAAGCAGGCAAGATCATGTTACAATCCGATCCTAACTTATTAAACGATAAAATTTCGAGAGAGGCAGTTGCTGAAACAATCATAAACATTTTACCAAATGCAGATACCTATGGTAAAATTCTCGAAATGAGCGAAGGACCTTTAGAAATAGAAAGGGCTGTTAAGCAATTCGTTTAA
- a CDS encoding tautomerase family protein → MPHIQINLLEGKSEEQKQKLTEEIVKIAKEILDYGDDAFSLSIEDFTKDEWKDEVYPNKVMANKDILYKKPGYTM, encoded by the coding sequence ATGCCACATATTCAAATAAACCTACTCGAAGGTAAGAGCGAAGAACAAAAGCAAAAACTCACTGAAGAAATAGTAAAAATAGCTAAAGAAATCTTGGATTACGGTGATGATGCTTTTTCTCTAAGCATAGAAGATTTTACTAAAGACGAGTGGAAAGACGAAGTATATCCGAATAAAGTAATGGCGAATAAAGATATTCTTTATAAAAAGCCCGGATATACAATGTAG
- a CDS encoding RagB/SusD family nutrient uptake outer membrane protein encodes MKYFIIIAGFALFALSSCEDFLEIPSETDLSATTFFKTQSDFEKAVNGAYAPLRTLYVSGPNSATGAWIMGEMHSDNTRYIFNQNYRAGIDQEQTADFIYDPASAAPTGRYQTNYLVIARANDVISRIDDVEFDAAAKDVIKGEAYFLRALCYFDLVQYFGEIPLHISPATSFDDVALPLSSVDEVYDQIIEDASQAAALLPVKSNQQAGRATSGAANTLLGNVYVVLGDYALAENALKEVVNSNEYSLLANYADIFDPANKNHTESVFEVQYLEGTEGYASNFMYSFFPQPITADELSTLMGNYNVFPENVQALNQDGFNIPTPDLIAAYKEGDLREDASIGYGMANGNMYPFILKYLNPHSTAGITNDNWPIYRYSEVLLLLAEALNEQNKTAEALEYLNMVHSHPRTGLSPISASDQGQLRELILDERRVELAFENKRWLDLVRAGKVQEVISSYGENVKANPQDYYFPEGFNPVPSSFTDFRTTFPLPASEALLNPNF; translated from the coding sequence ATGAAATACTTTATTATAATAGCCGGATTCGCACTTTTTGCATTGAGTTCTTGCGAAGACTTTTTAGAAATACCATCAGAAACAGATTTATCTGCAACAACATTTTTTAAAACGCAAAGTGATTTTGAAAAAGCAGTAAATGGCGCTTATGCTCCACTGAGAACACTTTATGTAAGTGGACCAAACTCTGCAACAGGTGCGTGGATAATGGGAGAGATGCACTCAGACAATACCAGATATATATTTAATCAAAATTATCGAGCAGGTATAGATCAAGAACAAACTGCAGATTTTATTTACGATCCTGCCAGTGCTGCTCCTACAGGCAGATACCAAACCAATTATTTGGTGATTGCCAGAGCGAATGATGTAATTTCGAGAATAGATGATGTAGAGTTTGATGCAGCTGCAAAAGATGTAATTAAAGGAGAAGCCTATTTTTTAAGAGCACTATGTTATTTTGATCTCGTTCAATATTTTGGAGAAATTCCTTTGCATATATCGCCGGCAACTTCTTTTGATGATGTGGCTTTACCATTATCATCAGTAGATGAAGTATATGATCAAATTATTGAAGATGCTAGTCAAGCTGCTGCTTTGTTACCTGTTAAATCAAACCAACAAGCAGGTAGAGCTACTTCTGGCGCAGCAAATACATTGTTAGGTAATGTATATGTGGTTTTAGGTGACTATGCATTAGCAGAAAATGCATTAAAAGAAGTGGTAAACTCAAATGAGTATTCACTCTTGGCTAATTATGCTGATATATTTGATCCGGCAAATAAAAACCATACAGAGTCTGTTTTTGAAGTGCAGTATCTAGAAGGTACAGAAGGATATGCTAGCAATTTTATGTATTCGTTTTTTCCTCAGCCGATTACAGCAGACGAATTGTCTACACTTATGGGAAATTATAATGTTTTCCCTGAAAATGTGCAGGCACTTAACCAAGATGGATTTAATATACCAACTCCAGATTTAATAGCAGCTTACAAAGAAGGTGATTTGCGAGAAGATGCATCTATCGGTTATGGAATGGCAAATGGAAATATGTATCCATTCATATTGAAATATTTAAATCCGCATTCTACAGCAGGTATTACCAACGATAACTGGCCAATTTATAGATATTCAGAAGTGTTGTTATTGTTAGCAGAAGCTTTAAACGAGCAGAACAAAACAGCGGAAGCATTAGAATATTTAAATATGGTGCATAGTCATCCTAGAACTGGATTATCACCAATTAGTGCAAGCGATCAAGGTCAGTTGAGAGAGTTAATTTTAGATGAAAGAAGAGTAGAGTTAGCCTTCGAAAATAAAAGATGGCTAGATCTGGTAAGAGCTGGAAAAGTGCAAGAAGTAATTTCTAGTTATGGAGAAAATGTAAAAGCGAATCCTCAAGATTATTATTTCCCCGAAGGGTTTAATCCTGTGCCATCTTCTTTTACAGATTTTAGAACTACATTTCCGCTTCCGGCTTCTGAGGCTCTGCTAAACCCGAATTTTTAG
- a CDS encoding aldo/keto reductase → MILQEKYKLNNGVEIPKLGYGTWMIEDAASVDAVKDAIKIGYRHIDTAQAYQNERGVGKGIKESGVNREEIFVTTKLAAEAKSYEEAKKAINGSLEKLGLDYIDLMIIHSPKPWAKFEEEDRYFKGNLEAWKALEEAYEAGKIKAIGVSNFIKEDLDNILGNAKVQPAVNQVLAHISNVPTEMIEYAKSNDILIEAFSPIGHGELFKNDKVAAIAKKYNVSIPQLAIRYDLQLGLLPLPKTANPDHMKSNAEVDFVISDEDMESLNNMEEIKDYGEHSNFPVFAK, encoded by the coding sequence ATGATTTTACAAGAAAAATATAAGCTAAATAACGGAGTAGAAATCCCTAAACTAGGATATGGTACTTGGATGATTGAAGATGCTGCTTCAGTAGATGCAGTTAAAGACGCTATCAAAATCGGTTATAGACATATAGATACAGCACAAGCCTATCAAAACGAGCGTGGAGTTGGTAAAGGGATTAAAGAATCTGGTGTAAACAGAGAAGAAATTTTTGTAACAACCAAGCTAGCTGCTGAAGCTAAGTCTTATGAAGAAGCTAAAAAAGCCATCAATGGTTCTTTAGAGAAGCTAGGTTTAGATTACATCGATTTAATGATTATTCACAGTCCTAAACCATGGGCCAAATTCGAAGAAGAAGACAGGTATTTTAAAGGTAATCTAGAAGCATGGAAAGCCTTAGAAGAAGCCTATGAAGCAGGAAAGATAAAAGCCATTGGTGTATCTAACTTTATAAAAGAAGATTTAGATAACATACTGGGTAATGCTAAAGTACAGCCAGCAGTTAACCAAGTTCTTGCTCACATTAGCAATGTGCCAACTGAGATGATCGAATATGCAAAATCTAATGATATATTGATCGAAGCATTTTCTCCAATAGGCCACGGTGAGTTATTTAAAAATGATAAAGTAGCAGCAATTGCTAAGAAATATAATGTTTCTATACCTCAATTAGCTATTCGCTACGATTTGCAATTAGGTTTACTTCCATTGCCTAAAACAGCTAATCCAGACCATATGAAATCTAATGCTGAGGTAGATTTTGTGATTTCTGATGAGGATATGGAAAGCTTAAATAACATGGAAGAAATTAAGGATTACGGAGAACACAGCAACTTCCCAGTATTTGCTAAATAA
- a CDS encoding formate/nitrite transporter family protein: MSDIRYFTNDLKDHVRGAKDAVVTIEEYGDFECPSCQDVFPVLRRIQNKMGDRLKLVFRHFPLVDQHPNSFKAAEAAEAAAAQGDEKFWLLHDRLYESQNALTLEDLEKYATEIGLDVERFIKEIKEGVYKDLVEEDIQKGKSQDVSGTPTIFINDEEYSGALEYEEILEKVAETGDFTDILESLDKQNQKIRKTIDQSQRGAPAAGQAVRDRFSSDEIFQRVMASADEEIDRNVKLLFFSGLAAGLIIGASFFGRVVLTTAYPQDSVGLGNLLYPIGFIAIVLGGYQLFTENTLTPVTLVLTRLASIPSLLRLWSIVLFANVSGAAIGALLFANTGVFSSEAAETASKIGEHALSFSKITLFYKAAVAGGLVATMVWLVHAARDTISRLLIIYIVMILIPAGELFHCVVGAFEIFYLVYVGSASLLTVFIDFFIPVVLGNIMGGVIFVAFVNYAMTSERSIPSYNFRNKLCLKEWILGNHLAKHLDQKQE; encoded by the coding sequence ATGAGCGACATTCGATATTTTACTAATGATCTAAAAGATCATGTTAGAGGGGCAAAAGATGCTGTTGTTACAATTGAAGAATATGGTGATTTCGAATGTCCTTCTTGCCAAGATGTATTTCCAGTACTAAGGAGAATACAAAATAAAATGGGAGATAGACTCAAGTTAGTATTTAGGCATTTTCCTTTGGTAGATCAACATCCTAATTCTTTTAAGGCAGCAGAAGCTGCGGAAGCCGCTGCCGCACAAGGTGATGAAAAATTTTGGCTTTTGCACGATCGTTTATACGAATCACAAAATGCATTAACATTAGAAGACCTAGAAAAGTACGCTACTGAAATAGGTCTTGATGTTGAACGGTTTATTAAAGAAATTAAAGAGGGAGTTTATAAAGATTTAGTTGAAGAAGATATACAAAAAGGCAAATCTCAAGACGTTTCGGGCACACCAACAATTTTTATAAATGACGAAGAATATAGTGGTGCTCTAGAATATGAGGAGATTTTAGAAAAAGTGGCAGAAACAGGAGATTTTACAGATATATTAGAATCACTGGATAAGCAAAATCAAAAAATCCGAAAAACGATAGATCAATCCCAGCGAGGAGCACCAGCAGCAGGGCAAGCTGTTAGAGATCGATTCTCGTCTGATGAAATTTTTCAAAGAGTAATGGCCAGTGCCGATGAAGAAATAGATCGCAATGTAAAATTGCTGTTTTTTAGTGGATTGGCTGCCGGGTTAATCATTGGCGCAAGCTTTTTTGGTCGAGTTGTATTAACTACTGCTTACCCACAAGATTCTGTCGGGTTGGGTAATCTACTTTATCCTATTGGTTTTATTGCCATTGTTTTGGGAGGCTATCAGTTATTTACAGAAAATACATTAACACCAGTTACATTAGTTTTAACTAGGCTTGCAAGCATTCCAAGTTTGCTTCGTCTTTGGAGTATCGTTTTGTTTGCCAATGTAAGTGGAGCAGCAATTGGTGCTCTTTTGTTTGCTAATACCGGGGTTTTTAGCTCAGAAGCTGCAGAAACAGCCTCCAAAATAGGAGAACATGCTCTTAGTTTTTCAAAAATCACATTGTTCTATAAAGCAGCTGTAGCGGGGGGGTTAGTAGCTACTATGGTTTGGTTAGTTCATGCTGCAAGAGATACGATATCTAGACTTCTAATTATCTATATTGTAATGATCTTAATTCCAGCCGGAGAATTGTTTCATTGTGTAGTTGGAGCTTTTGAAATTTTTTACCTTGTTTATGTAGGATCAGCCAGTTTGCTTACTGTATTTATAGACTTTTTTATACCAGTTGTTTTAGGTAACATTATGGGAGGAGTGATTTTCGTAGCTTTTGTAAACTATGCCATGACATCTGAGAGGTCTATTCCCAGTTACAATTTTCGAAATAAGTTATGCTTAAAAGAATGGATTCTAGGTAATCACTTAGCTAAGCATTTAGATCAAAAACAAGAATAA
- a CDS encoding cupin domain-containing protein: MKLIQKNTLAILLGLSLAITSCSQQRNDVTEGSTSDDEIEFIFPKGNKGAEKNFTGNAYNYGLLMDSTLTTIVGNVYFEPGARSNWHTHPAGQILVITDGVGYHQIEGEPIQVMKKGDVVKCPPNTRHWHGASPDKGLQQMYILPNIENGIVEWMEPVTDEQYKL; the protein is encoded by the coding sequence ATGAAACTAATACAAAAAAATACCCTAGCAATACTACTTGGTTTATCTCTAGCAATAACTTCGTGTAGCCAACAAAGAAATGATGTTACAGAAGGATCTACCAGCGATGATGAAATAGAATTCATTTTTCCTAAAGGTAATAAAGGTGCAGAGAAAAACTTTACTGGCAATGCCTACAACTATGGACTTTTAATGGATAGCACACTTACTACTATTGTAGGAAATGTTTATTTTGAACCTGGTGCAAGAAGTAATTGGCATACACATCCGGCAGGTCAAATTTTAGTGATTACAGATGGCGTAGGTTATCACCAGATAGAAGGGGAACCAATTCAAGTAATGAAAAAAGGTGATGTAGTAAAGTGTCCACCAAACACCAGACACTGGCATGGAGCAAGTCCAGACAAAGGCTTACAGCAAATGTACATTTTACCTAACATTGAGAATGGCATTGTAGAATGGATGGAACCAGTGACTGACGAACAGTATAAACTTTAA
- a CDS encoding SDR family NAD(P)-dependent oxidoreductase, with protein sequence MSLKNKIVIVTGAGAGIGAAAAKKFLDNGAKVVLSDLKVENVEPIAEGYDKDQYLLVAADVSKEEEIKNLVSKTLEHYGQIDVLVNNAGVYGESEFTETTTDEWNRLIGVDLNSVYFTSREIIPHLKKTKGSIVNVSSLSGLGGEAGHPIYNAVKGGVTNLTRSLAVNYGEFGVRVNAVCPTFVNTLLTKEMLKNERTVSKVLDRIPLNRIAEPEDIAKAIYFLASDEAAFISGVNLPVDGGVNASSGHPLNMGSYE encoded by the coding sequence ATGAGCTTAAAAAATAAAATTGTAATAGTAACAGGTGCAGGCGCCGGAATTGGTGCTGCAGCTGCGAAAAAATTCTTAGACAATGGTGCTAAAGTTGTCTTAAGTGATTTAAAAGTAGAAAATGTAGAGCCAATAGCAGAAGGCTACGATAAAGATCAATATTTATTAGTTGCTGCTGATGTTTCTAAAGAAGAGGAAATCAAAAATCTTGTAAGTAAAACACTAGAGCATTATGGCCAAATTGATGTGTTGGTTAACAATGCAGGGGTTTACGGCGAAAGTGAGTTTACCGAAACTACTACCGATGAATGGAATCGTTTAATTGGTGTGGATTTAAACTCTGTGTACTTTACTAGTCGTGAGATTATTCCTCATCTTAAGAAAACCAAAGGTTCAATTGTAAATGTGTCTTCTCTATCAGGACTTGGTGGTGAAGCAGGTCACCCAATTTACAATGCGGTTAAAGGTGGAGTAACTAACCTTACCAGATCACTTGCAGTAAACTATGGTGAGTTTGGTGTGAGGGTAAATGCAGTTTGTCCTACATTTGTAAACACCCTCCTCACAAAAGAGATGCTGAAAAACGAGAGAACTGTAAGCAAAGTGTTAGACCGTATTCCTCTAAACAGAATCGCCGAACCTGAAGATATTGCCAAGGCAATTTACTTTTTAGCAAGTGATGAAGCCGCATTTATATCGGGAGTAAACTTACCAGTAGATGGTGGTGTAAATGCTTCTAGCGGTCATCCACTTAACATGGGTAGCTACGAGTAA
- a CDS encoding carboxylesterase/lipase family protein, whose amino-acid sequence MSRRKDHINSKLKQDERRKFIKKTSLITTSAFLLPNFGFGKSTSALCYVNNFVEAKTSYGKVRGITEEGVNLFKGIPYAGSVSGEQRFRRPAPLKAWKGVRDALQFGAPAIQSPRRNEPDPAEDCLFLNVWTPANDNKKRPVMFYSHGGGFVIGSGASPGQDGSNLARNFDVVVVETNHRLGLLGFLYLDEIAGEEYAGSGNMGVLDITAGLKWVHENIAEFGGDPDNVMIFGESGGGAKTSCLYAMPEAAPYFNKASIESGPGVRMLSKEMANQTTLLVLKELGISPNNWKKLLEVPAADLLKVQSQIPFTPPYQEKTKTGGITEPKAGGFGPVVDSVALLNHPFDPTAPKISKEKPLMVGWNEDEYTFFAWERKDTSSFNLDFEGLATKLEPQFGENTSEVIAAYKKARPEASATDIFVAVQSIVMMGLGSIEIAEKKAMQNGAPVYLYNFGYKSEMKIPGTDYPMGTPHAMDISFKFNNEVPPKDGEPPRMSFGGKRPEKYEASRKMAELWATFAKTGKPAAKDVPEWPAFNLEDRATMRIDENCEVIYDRFHTELEMWRSIGRLQ is encoded by the coding sequence ATGAGTAGAAGAAAAGATCATATCAATTCAAAATTAAAGCAGGATGAAAGACGGAAATTCATCAAAAAAACCTCTTTAATAACTACATCAGCATTTTTACTACCAAATTTCGGATTTGGAAAAAGTACATCTGCTCTATGCTATGTAAATAATTTTGTAGAAGCAAAAACAAGCTATGGCAAAGTGCGAGGAATCACGGAAGAAGGAGTAAATCTTTTTAAAGGGATTCCATATGCTGGTAGTGTTTCTGGTGAGCAAAGATTCCGCAGACCGGCACCTTTGAAAGCTTGGAAAGGTGTCAGGGATGCCTTGCAATTTGGTGCACCGGCAATTCAATCTCCCCGAAGAAATGAGCCCGATCCCGCAGAGGATTGTCTCTTCTTAAATGTATGGACACCGGCCAACGATAATAAGAAAAGACCGGTAATGTTTTACAGCCACGGAGGTGGTTTTGTAATTGGTTCTGGTGCATCGCCCGGCCAAGATGGCTCCAATCTCGCTAGAAATTTTGATGTGGTAGTGGTAGAAACCAACCATCGATTGGGCTTATTAGGATTCTTGTATTTGGATGAAATAGCAGGAGAGGAATATGCAGGTTCAGGAAATATGGGAGTATTGGATATTACAGCCGGTTTAAAATGGGTACATGAAAATATTGCTGAGTTTGGAGGTGATCCCGATAATGTGATGATTTTTGGAGAATCGGGTGGAGGTGCAAAAACTTCTTGTTTGTATGCGATGCCAGAAGCTGCTCCTTATTTTAATAAAGCTTCTATCGAAAGTGGACCGGGAGTACGCATGCTATCCAAAGAAATGGCCAATCAAACCACTTTGTTAGTACTCAAAGAGCTAGGTATTTCTCCAAATAATTGGAAGAAGTTATTAGAAGTTCCTGCGGCAGATTTACTCAAAGTACAATCTCAAATTCCATTTACACCACCATATCAAGAAAAAACAAAAACAGGTGGAATTACAGAACCTAAAGCGGGTGGTTTTGGTCCGGTGGTAGATAGTGTCGCACTTTTGAATCATCCTTTTGATCCTACAGCGCCAAAAATATCTAAAGAAAAACCACTTATGGTAGGTTGGAACGAAGATGAATATACCTTCTTCGCTTGGGAGCGCAAAGATACAAGTTCTTTTAACCTTGATTTTGAAGGCTTGGCGACAAAACTAGAACCACAATTTGGAGAAAATACTTCTGAGGTAATTGCAGCATACAAAAAAGCGAGGCCAGAAGCGTCTGCAACTGATATTTTTGTAGCAGTGCAATCTATCGTAATGATGGGATTGGGCTCAATTGAAATAGCAGAAAAAAAAGCAATGCAAAACGGAGCTCCGGTTTACCTCTATAATTTCGGCTATAAATCGGAAATGAAAATACCCGGTACTGATTACCCGATGGGCACTCCTCATGCCATGGATATTTCATTCAAGTTTAATAATGAAGTTCCCCCTAAAGATGGAGAACCACCACGTATGAGTTTTGGTGGTAAACGTCCTGAGAAATATGAGGCATCTCGTAAAATGGCAGAATTATGGGCCACTTTTGCAAAAACGGGTAAACCAGCAGCCAAAGACGTACCCGAATGGCCAGCTTTTAATCTGGAAGACAGAGCCACCATGCGTATAGATGAGAATTGTGAAGTGATTTATGATAGATTTCATACTGAATTAGAGATGTGGAGATCAATTGGAAGGCTTCAATAA